Within the Polaribacter pectinis genome, the region TTATTTAGATGATCTGTATTATTCTTACGGATATTATTTTGGTGAAATTAGAGTAGACCCACAAGACGAAAATGGAATTTATGTACAAGGAGTTCCTATTTTAAAATCTAAAGACGGTGGAAAAACCTTTATATCTATCAGTAAGGAAAATGTGCACGCAGACCATCAAGCATTGTGGGTAAACCCAAAAAAACAAGGACATTTAATTGACGGAAACGATGGCGGATTAAATATTTCTTACGACGATGGGGAAAATTGGATTAAACTAAACGACCCGGCTGTAGGGCAGTTTTATTCTGTGTATGCAGACAATCAGAAAAACTATAAAGTCTATGGTGGCTTGCAAGATAATGGAGTTTGGGTGGCAGATAATAACGCAAGAATTGATAAATATTGGCAACAATCTGGTCAAAACCCTTATGAATCAATTATGGGAGGAGATGGAATGCAAGTTCAGGTAGATGATAGGAATCCGAATATTGTTTACACAGGTTATCAGTTTGGAAATTATTTTAGAATAGATAGAGAAAAAGGAAAGCAAGATTATATTCAGCCAAAACATACGTTGGGCGAAACTCCTTATCGTTTTAATTGGCAAACGCCTATTCATTTATCGAAACACAACCAAGATATTTTATATTTAGGAGGTAATAAATTACACCGTTCCTTAAATAAAGGTGATGATTGGGAAACAATTTCTGGAGATTTAACAACAGGAGGGAAAAAAGGAAATGTTGCTTACGGAACCTTAACTTCAATATCTGAAAGTCCGTTTCAATTCGGTTTAATCTATGTTGGTTCAGATGATGGATACATTAACATAACTAAAAACGGAGGAGGAAGTTGGACACGAATTTCTAATAATTTACCACAAAATTTGTGGGTTTCCAGAGTAATTGCTTCAGCACATAAAAAAGAAAGAGTTTATGCAACTTTAAACGGTTACAGGTTTGACGATTTTACAACGTATGTTTATATGTCTGATGATTATGGGCAAACATGGAAAAGTATTAGTAGTAACCTACCAACATCTCCAGTAAATGTGATAAAAGAAGACCCAGCAAACGAAAATATATTGTATGTAGGAACAGATAATGGATTATACGTTTCTTTCAACCATGGAAATTCTTGGGAAGCATTTTCTAAAAATTTACCAAATGTAGCAGTTCATGATTTGGTAATTCAGCCAACAGCAAAGCATTTAATTATGGCAACACATGGAAGAAGTTTATACAAAGCAGATATTTCACCTCTACAAGTATTTGATGAAGATTTAGCAACAAAGTATGCTTATATTTTTGAAATTGAATCCATTCGAAAAAGGAATTCTTGGGGAAGTTCTTGGAGCAAATGGTTGCCAGCAAACACACCTGTTGTAAACATTCCTTTTTATGTAAAATCTAGTGGTAAAATAACTATTGATATTTATTCTGAAGATACAAAGGCTACAAAAAGTGTGAAAGTAAACTCGATTTTTGTTACTGCAGATAAAGGTTTTAATGAAGCAAAATTTGATGTTTCTTTTTCTGAAAAAGGAAAAAAAATATACTTAAAACAACATAATGAGATAGATATAAAACCAGCAAAAAATGAAGTGAACTATTTGCCAAAAGGAAAATACACTGTTAAAATTGGTGATGCTGAAAGTGAATTTGAGGTAAAGTAGTATTTGTAATTTCAATAATATGGAATCAAAAAAAGTAGAAATAGAAGCTAAAGTTGATAAACCAATCCAAAAAGTATGGGAATTTTGGACAGAACCCAAACACATTACAAATTGGAATTTTGCATCAGTCGATTGGCATTGTCCTTATGCTGAAAATGATTTGAAAAAAGGTGGTAAATTCTCTTTTACAATGGCTTCTAGAGACGGAAAAATGAGCTTCGATTTAGGTGGAACTTATGATGAAGTAACTGAAAACAATCAAATTTCCTCTTTTTTAGAAGATGGCAGAAAAGTAGATACTTATTTTACAGCAGAAAATAATTCAACAATTGTTAAAACGATTTTTGAAACAGAAAACACCAACCCAATTGAAATGCAAAAATCTGGTTGGCAAGCAATTTTGAATAATTTCAAAAAATATGCTGAAAATAGATAATCTTAAACATAAAAAAATCCGATAAAAATTTAATTTTCATCGGATTTTCTTTATTTGTCATTCCTGAACAAACAGAAATTTATTTTAACCTCTTATAATTCTTGTTTTAATGTTTTTGTTTCTATTCAGAGTCTAACAACTTCAAAGAACTCGCAACAAATCTTCCATCAACAACTTCGCCAGTAATTTCTCCTTTACGAACTACGTTACAAAAACCGATTTTCTCATCATGAGCATCTCCAAAATCGTCGATATTAAAACCATCAACAAAATAAGCTTTATCGTCTAAACGAACTGCTAAACTACATCCATCTTCAGAATCTAAATCAAATTGACATTGTCCACAAGAGACTTCTGCAACTTGTGTTACTTCTTTCTTATTACTGCAAGAAAAAGCAATCATAAAAAGGGATAAAAAAAGTAATTTTTTCATAATTATATATTTAAATTATTTTCGAACTTCCAACTAAATACTTTCTACTTTTTAGAGCTCCAAGAATCTCTCAATCCAACAGTTTTATTAAAAACTAATTTATCAGAAGTAGAATCATCATCAACATTAAAATACCCCAAACGTTGAAACTGAAAACGCTCGCCAATTTCTGCAGTTTGTAAACTTGGCTCTAAATAAGCATTAATAATCTCTAAAGAATCAGGGTTAATAAATTCCATATAATCTTTGTCTTTATGCGAGTCTGGTGCTTCATCTAAAAACAACCTGTCATACGCTCTCACTTCAGCATTAATAGCGTGTTTAGCAGAAACCCAATGCAAAGTACCTTTTACTTTACGTTTACTTTCTTCAGTATCCATTCCAGATTTTGTTAAAGGATCATATGTACACTGAATTTCAGTAATATTTCCATCTGCATCTTTTGTACAACTTTCAGCTTTAATAAAATACGCATTTTTTAAACGCACTTCACTTCCTAATTTCAAACGGAAAAACTTCTTATTTGCTTCCTCTCTAAAATCTTCTCTTTCTATATAAATCTCTCTAGAAAATGGAACTTCTCTGCTACCAAAACCTTCTTCATAATCGTTATAATTGGCATCCAACATTTCTTCTTTTCCTTCAGGATAATTTGTAATTACCACCTTTACAGGATCTAAAACTGCCATTACTCTTTTTGCAGTTTTGTTTAAATCTTCACGGATTTTAAACTCTAAAAGCGCAACATCAATTATATTTTCACGTTTAGAAACACCAACTGTTTCTACAAAACTTCTAATAGAAGCAGGTGTGTAACCACGTCTTCTTAATCCAGAAATTGTTGGCATTCTTGGGTCATCCCAACCAGAAACGATTCCGTTTTCAACTAAAGTCAACAATTTACGTTTACTCATAATTGTGTAACTCAAATTCAAACGTGAAAATTCACGTTGTTTTGGCGGATTTGGGTACGAATCTTTACTATATTCATACACATTATCTCTAAACCAGTTGTATAATTCTCTGTGAGGTTTAAACTCTAAAGAACACAAAGAATGTGAAATTTGCTCTAAATAATCACTTTCTCCATGCGTCCAATCGTACATTGGATAAATACACCAATCAGAACCAGTTCTGTGATGATCTTTAAACATAATTCTGTACATTAATGGATCACGCATTAGCATGTTATCGCTTGCCATGTCTATTTTTGCACGTAAAGTATGTTCTCCTTCTTTAAATTTCCCATCTTTCATTCCTTGAAACAATTCCAAGTTTTCTTCCACAGATCTATTGCGAAAAGGACTGTTTGTACCAACTTGAGTTGGAGTTCCTTTTTGTACGCGCATTTCTTCTGATGATTGAGAATCTACATACGCTTTACCATCTTTTATCAATAAAACTGCCCAGTCATATAATTGCTGAAAATAATCTGAAGAATAACATTCTTCCGCCCATTTATAGCCCAACCAAGAAACGTCATTCTTAATAGCATCTACATATTCCTGCTCTTCTTTTGCAGGGTTTGTATCATCGAAACGCAAGTTTACAGGCGCATTATATTTCTGCCCTAAACCGAAACTAATTCCGATTGCTTTTGTATGACCAATATGTAAATATCCATTTGGTTCTGGTGGAAAACGGAAACGTAAATTCTCTTTTGGCATTCCATTAGCCAAATCCTCTTCAATAATTTGCTCTAAAAAATTGAGCGATTTCTTCTCTTCAGACATTGTTTTAATTGAAAAAATTAGAACACAAAATTACGCAAAATACTTGATTGCTATTGAGAGTTTTGTAACAAAATTAGATTTTATGCTACTAATAAATAAACACCATTTATTATGAGCGATCAAATTAGAAATTACACGTGTCCGAAATGCAATTGCAAAACCTATAAATTAGGACAAATGCGTGCAACTGGCGGAACATTATCAAAAATTTTCGATGTTCAAAATCAGAAATTTACCAGTGTAACTTGCGAACGTTGTACCTACACAGAATTTTACAAAACTAAAACAAGCGCAATAAGTAACGTTTTCGACTTTTTTACCAATTAATTTTAGGGCGTTCCCTTTCAGGTCGCGCTTTCCATTGTATCTTTTTATTTCAGAAAAGAAATAAAAAGGATGCCATTTCAACTGCGAAGCACTCACGATTTCAAAAGAAATATTAAAGCATGAGTAATCGCTAACGCAGGCATTTTTGCCAGTTAAAGTTTTCTAAAAGGAAGTTTTACTACTTATTTATTGTTGTATTTTTGTAACAATGAAAAAAGAGGATAAAAAACCAGATTTAGTCGTTTTTAATGAGGAAACTCAAAAATACGATGCTGCACTAAAACCATACGGAACATCCGCAAGTTCGCCAGTAATTAAACCTACAAATACGGCAACTTGGACTGCAGATGGTGTAAGAAGAACCAACAAAATATTAAAAGGCAAATTTGACGAAGTTAGAAAAGAGTATGAAGCTTTAATGGAAAAATTTCATTACAATGACATGCTTTACAATGCAAAATTTGGTTTCGAACCTATTTTCGGAGAAATTTATCACTTGTATAACAACAAGAAAAACGAACATTTTTTATCAATTATAGCTCCAGATCAGTGGGATTTAGAATATTTAGGTTCTTTTAGATTAAACACCGATAAAATGTGGGAAAAAGTAGATTTAAAACCAGATACAGAAGAATAATATGGGAATCATAAAAGTAAATAATATAAAACTCTACGCTTTTCACGGTTGTTTAGATGAAGAAGCAAAAATAGGGTCAGAGTACAGAGTAGATGTAGCCATAAAAGCAGATTTAAGAAAATCTGCAAAAACAGATGAATTAGTAGATACAGTAGATTATGTTCATTTAAATCATATTGTTAAACAAGAAATGGCAATTCGTTCTAAGTTGTTAGAAGAAGTGGCACAAAGAATTTTAGATCGTTTTTTTAAAGAATTAAAAATGATAAAAAAAGCTACTGTTGCAGTATCTAAAATAAATCCACCAATTGGCGGAAATGTAGAAGAAGTGGTAATAATTCTTACCAAAAAACGATGAACTTAAATCAAATTACGGTTCCATCATTAGATTTAGAAAAATCGATTCCTTTTTATCAAAAGTTAGGTTTAGAGTTAATTGTTGAAGCTTTACCAAATTATGCAAGATTTGTTTGTCCCAATGGTAGTTCTACTTTTTCAATTCATCAAGTTAAAGAACTTCCTAAAGGAGACGGAATTTATATCTATTTTGAATGTGAAAATTTAGACGAAAAAGTAGATAGTTTAATTGAAGAAGGAATTCAATTTGATGAAAAACTAGAGGATAAAAACTGGTTATGGAGAGAAGCTAGATTAAAAGATTTAGATGGGAATCAACTTATATTGTTTTATGGAGGAGAAAATAGAATAAATCCACCTTGGAAAATCAAAACATAAAAAAATACTTGCAATACTTGCAATACTTGTAAATTTGCGTAAATTTGCAATCCTATTACAAAAGGTGTCTTGGCCGAGTGGCTAGGCAATGGTTTGCAAAACCATGTACAGCGGTTCGAATCCGCTAGACACCTCTAAAACGTCTCAATTTTTTGAGACGTTTTTTTATTTAAATAAGTTTTAATTTATTGGTTGTTAGAAATATTTTATCTAAAAAATATTTTAGTATTCTAAATTAGTAGTATATCTTTAACTAAATTCATTTTATGAAACAACTTATATTAAAACTATACATCCTTTTTAGTTTATGTTTTACAACAAGTATTTTTGCCCAAGACTTGGTTGCAGAGAAAGGGAGTTTTGGTGTTGATGTTAAAAACAAAATTATTGTTTGGCACGTTACTAATTTAGATGCTATAAAGACTACGAATAAAGATATTAAGACTATAGTTTTTGATAGAAAATTCAAATTAAAAGATATTAAATTCGAAAGTCTTTCATATATAAATGGAATTCCTGTTTTAAACGGAGAGATTTATACGCTATACATTACTAAACTACCATTAGTTCATTTAACAGTAGATACTTCTAAAATGGATAATGTTTTTAAGATACCAGCATATTTTACATTTTTTGATAATAGGAAATACGTAAAAACTACAACAGGTGTAAGATATCGTGGAAATTTATCTTTGTCTTTTGCTAAAAAATCATTCGATTTAGAGTTTTGGAGCGATAGTATTAATAGAGAAAAAAAAGATGTAAAATTAGGTAACTTAAGGTCAGATGATGATTGGATTCTAGATGGTATGTTTAATGAACCTTTGCGTTTAAGATCTTTTGTAGTAACTAATTTATGGGAGAAAATTCATAAACCTTACTACTTAAAAAATGAACCGAAAGCAAAAAGTGGCTTTGGAGTTAAATTTGTAGAAGTTTTCAAAAACAATGAATATTATGGTATTTATCAACTTTCCGAATCTTTAGATAGGAAACAGTTAAAGCTTAAAAAGAATAAAGAAAACACTATTAATGGCGAGTTATTTAAGGCTAATTCATACAAAGGAGGACCAGATTTTACAAAATCTCCTGAAAAATATGAAAACCAAATGTATTGGAATGGTTGGGCTATGCGCTATCCTTCTACTAATTATTCTTTAGGATGGAAAAATTTATCAGAATTATCGAATTTGATTGTTCATGGTTCTGATGAAGATTTTTTAAAGAATATAGAAAGTAAATTTCAAACTTCTAATGCTGTAGATTATTATCTTTTTATCAATCTGTTAAGAGCCACAGATAATTTGGGTAAAAATTATTATTTAGGAAAGTACGATAAAAACGAACCTTATTTCTTTATTCCTTGGGATTTAGATGGTGTTTGGGGAGTCATACAAGATGGAGTTCCTATTTACAATACAAATGATGTTCTTGATAATGGGCTTTTAAAGAGATTATTAGATATTAACCCCAATAATTATAAGAAGAAAGTAAAAGAAAGATGGACTAAATTACGTTTGAAAGAATTTAGTAACGAAAATCTATTTTCTGAAATTAACGGAATTTACCATCAATTTACAGACGAAAAAATCTACGAACGTGAACAATTAGTGTGGAAGAATAAATTAAATGAAACTTCTAATGAAGAACATTATGAGCGTCTTAAAACATGGTTAAACAAAAGATTAAGCTATCTTGATAGTGAGTTTAATAAATTGTAATTAATTTTTTAAAGGTGTTTTTGTAAAATTAGCATCAATAATAAACTCTTCATGGTTTTCAATTAATAAGCCTTGGGTTTTACCCGAAAACTTTTTATCTGCGTGAACAACATCTGTTCTTATCACTTTCCCGTTAAAATCTGTAGAAACGTTTTTAACATGAGTATGACCAATCACTATTTTTTCTGCATCATAGTAATTTAAAACACTATCTAAACCAGAAAGAGTAATTTTCGGATAATTTTTTGTCTTAAAAAAAAGACCTCTGTACCATAAGGGACCTTTTGAGCTAAATAAAAATTTTACAGTTTTATTTTCCGACCTTTTTTTATTTTGAAAGTTTTTTCGCGCTAAATTATTTATCTCATTTAGGCCTAATTTGTATTCTAAAATCTTAGGACTTAAACCAGCATGCACAAAAATGTAACTGCCTATTTTTTCTATTACATTTTTTGTAGCTAACCATTTTCCTAATTCAGAATTTACAGAATACATGTATTTTGTAGCTTCTTTAGGTTTGTTTATTTGGCTAATTTCTTTAGCAGCTTTAATATATTTTTCTTGGTTATATCTGTAATCGCCATTAAAGTTCATTATTTCATGGTTCCCTAAAATAAAATGTACAACACCACTTTGTTTCATTGCTTGTTGTTCTAGTTTGTATATCAACCATAAAACTTGCGTTACATTTTTTCCTCTATCAACAAAATCTCCTATTAAAACTAAATGTCCATCATTATAAATCCAATTGTGGTTTTTATCAATTATCTTATTGGAATACAAAAAGCCTGCAAAAGCATCATAATTCCCTTCAATATCTGATATTACAGTCATTTTATTTGGTAAATCGTAAATTGTTCTTGGAATTGTATGCTTTTCTTTTAGTGAAAAATAAAACTCATCCTTATCCTTATTGTCTGTGCGAACAAGTAAAGAATCTTTATCGAATTTAGGCAGAATAACCAACCTATTTTTTGCATTTACGCTGAATAAAGTATCGTTAATTATATAAGGTCCATCATGTCCAGAATAAATAAGTGGTTTTTTCTTTTCTTTTGCTTTATTGAAACGAACTCTTTGAACACTATCTATTTTTTGTGATTTATGTACGGTTTTTTTTTGGGCAAAACATTCAATATTACTATTTAAAAAGAATAGTAAAGAGAATAGTAAAAAATAATATTTTAAGAAAATAGCTTTCATTTTTTTAGGCAGAATCAGAATGAATTTTGCGAGTTTTAATGCAATAAAAATACTCATCTATTTGCTATTATAAGTCTAATACGTGTTAAACTTTGTTAAAGTAAAAAATTAATAGCCAATCAAAACATTTTTAAAATATAAAGAAAGCACAAGGGTTTTGTTAGGTTTTCTTTGTATGACATTTATCATAATTATTATTATGTAATAATATTAATTTTGAAGAACAATCAGAAAGCTAACTTTTTCAACTAAAATCTATTATTATGAGCTTACAAAAAGTTATTACAATCTTTATTTTATTCATTTCTATAAATATTTTTTCTCAATTTAAAGTAGATGCAGATATTAGATCACGTTTCGAATATCGTCATGGATTTAGCAATCTTTTTCCAGATAATGCAGATCCAGCTGCTTTTGTAGTTCAGAGAACCCGTTTAAACATGAATTATGAGTTAGAGAAACTTACAATTAAAATGAGTTTTCAAGACGTTAGTACTTGGGGAGACACTAGACAAATAGATCCAACGGATAGTAATAATTCTTTTTCGTTATTTCAAAGTTGGGCACAATATGCTTTTGCACCAACTTGGGCAGTAAAAGTCGGTAGACAAGTAATATCTTATGATAATCAAAGAATTTTTGGTGGTTTAGATTGGGCAATGCAAGGTAGATTTCATGATGCAGCGTTGTTAAAATATAAAAACAAGAATTTTATTATGGATTTTGGTTTTGCTTTTAGCCAGCAATCTCAAAGAACAGAGGGAACAGATTTTTTTTTACAAGGCGCATTCACATATAAATCGATGCAATATGCATATCTAAAAAAAGAATACGAAAAAGGAGTGTTTAGTTTTTTGTTTTTAAATACAGGTTTTCAAGACTTTTCTGATGCCAACAATACAATTGCAGATGGTGTAAATTATAGACAAACTACCGGTGCTTTTTTTAAATTTCCAATAGATGGAGTTAAATTTGAAGGGAACGCTTATTATCAATTTGGAAAAGCTAGTGCAACAACAGATTTAAGTGGGTATAATTTAGCTTTAGAAGGAATTTATAAACCAAGCGCTACATTATTTGGTTTAGGTTTCGAAATGTTAAGTGGAACAGATCAAACAGGAGCATCTAAAAATAATTCTTTCTTTCCATTGTATGGAACAAACCATAAATTTAATGGGTTTATGGATTATTTTTACGTGGGTAACCATGTGAATAATGTTGGTTTAAATGATATGTATGCGAAAGCAGTTTTTAAAGCAGGAGAAAAATCTACACTTTTAGCAAAAATTCATTACTTTAGTGCCAATGCAGATTTACTAAACGATGCAGATAAGTACTTGGGTACAGAAGTAGATTTGGTTTATGGACAAAAAATAAATAAAATTATTTCTTTGAATGTTGGTTATTCTCATATGTTTGCTTCTGACAGTATGAGTTTAATAAAAGGAGGAAGACCTAGTAATAATACAAATAATTGGGCTTGGGTTCAATTAAAAATAATGCCAACATTATTTAATAGTTCTAAATAAAAGTATATTGAAACGCAAATTCAAAATTTTACCGGAAGAAACTGGATGGCGAAAAACAGCTTTGTTCTTAATTGCGGTTATAATTGGTCTGGGATTATTTATGGCAAAAGAAGCTAAAGTATTTTCTTATTTGTCAGACGATCCACAAGCCTGTGTAAATTGCCATGTTATGACTTCTGTTTATAATACTTGGCTAAAAAGCTCGCACAGAGAATCGGCAAACTGTAACGACTGTCATGTACCACATGATAATATTTTTGAAAAATATTATTTTAAAGCAAAAGATGGTTTGTACCATGCTTCTGTTTTTACAGCAAGAGCAGAACCAGATGTAATTAAAGCAAAAGAAGCTTCCCAAAGAGTAATTCAGGAAAACTGTATTCGTTGTCATGTACAACAAGTTACACAAGCCAAATACAGTGGGTTTTTAGAAGATCATAAAGAGAATAGAACAAAAAGACAGTGTTGGAGTTGTCACCAACAAGTTCCTCATGGAGATGTTCGTGGAATTTTAACAGTTAAATATAATATTGCACCATTACCAACAGATACAGAAAAAACGGTAATTCCAGAATGGTTAGCAAAAGAGATTAAATAAATTAAACATCAGCTAAAATGAAAAATAAAGTATTATTCGTAATTACAATTATCGCAGTTTTTCTGCTTGGTTTATTAGCATCAAGTATTGTAAACAGAAAGTCTGAAGCAAAATACCAATATGTACCACAAGTAGATATTACTAAAAATGAACCAAGAAATAAAGTTTGGGGAGAAAATTTTCCACTACAATACCAATCTTCTTTACAAACGTTAGATACTACTTTTAGTTCTTTTCAAGGTGGTTCTGCTATGAGAGATGTTTTAGAAGAAGATCCTCGTTTAGTAATTTTATTTGCAGGTTATGGTTTTTCTAAAGATTATAATCAAGGAAGAGGTCATGCTTACGCAGTAGAAGATATACACAATACTTTAAGATCTGGTGGACCAACAACAAAAGAAAACGGACCAATGCCAGCTACTTGCTGGACATGTAAAAGCCCAGATGTACCAAGATTAATGAATGAAATTGGTGTTGCTGAATTTTACAGTGGAAAATGGGCTGGTAAAGTTTCGGAAGTTGTAAACTCAATTGGTTGTGCAGATTGTCACAACGAAAAAACAATGAAATTACAAATTTCTAGACCTGCACTTGTAGAAGCTTTTGATGCTATGGGTAAAGATATTAATCAAGCTACACACAACGAAATGCGTTCTTTAGTTTGTGCTCAATGTCACGTAGAATATTATTTCGATAAAACAAAACCAGGTAAAGAAGGTGTACCTTATTTAACTTTTCCATGGAAAGATGGTATGTCTGTAGAAGATATGGAAAACTATTATGATAATATTCAATTTTCAGATTGGACTCATAAAATTAGTAAAGCACCAATGTTAAAAGCACAGCATCCAGGATATGAAACTTTTAAAACGGGTATTCATGCTCAAAGAGGAGTTTCTTGTGCAGATTGTCATATGCCTTATAAAAGTGAAGGTGGTCAAAAATTTACAGATCATCATATTCAATCGCCATTAAATAATACATCTAATGCCTGCCAAGTTTGTCATAGAGAAGATTCTAAAAACTTAATTGCAAGCGTGTATGAAAGACAAAGTAAATCTACTGAAAACAGATTAAAGTTAGAAGACCTTTTAGTAAAAGCACATTTAGAAGCTAAAAAATGTTGGGATTTAGGAGCTACAGAAGCACAAATGAAACCAATTTTAACAGATATTAGACATGCACAATGGCGTTGGGATTTTTCTGCTGCATCTCATGGAGCATCTTTTCATGCACCTGTAGAAATTGCAAGAGTTATTGGAAGCGGTTTGGTAAAAGCGCAAGAAGCACGTTTAAAATTAGCAAGAATGTTAGCAACTTTAGGGCACAACAAACCTATAGATATGCCAAATATTTCTACGAAAGAATTAGCGCAAGAATACATTGGTTTAGATATGAAGAAGTTAGAAGCAGAGAAAGCTAATTTTAAAAAGAACATTTTGCCAAAATGGTTAGAAGAAGCAAAACAAAGAGAAGATAAAATGGAGATTAAAACAACAGCGTCTCTTAACAAATAAAATATTATAATTTTATAAAAAGATGCCTTTTTCTTGCTAAAAAGGCATTTTTTTTAAGCAAATTTTTAAATAATGAATAAATTTAATCGTTTTCTATCATCACCAAAATTAGCAGTTTTATTATTATTTACTTTTGCGTTTTCTATGGCTTTAGCTACGTTTATCGAAAATGATTATGGAACTGCGACTGCATGGAAAATTATCTACAACGCTTGGTGGTTTGAGATGGTAATGGTAGGACTTGGAATTAGTTTTCTAATGAATATATTTAAGTATAAACTATTGCGAAAAGAGAAGTGGGCAATCTTATTATTCCATATTTCGTTCATTATAATTTTAATTGGTGCAGGTATTACACGTTATGTTTCTGAAGGTGGAATTATGCGTATTAGAGAAGGAGCTTCTTCTAATGTAATTATTTCGAGTACAAATTATTTACATATTCATTTAAGTGATGGTAAAACAAGTAAATCAGTTAGAAAACAAGTTAATTTTTCACCAATAAGTGATAATAGTTTTACTATAAATACAGATTTTAATAACGAACCAATAACTATTTCCTACAAAAATTTTGTGGCAGATGCTATTCCAAGAATTGTAGATGTAGAAGAAGGGGGAAAAGCAATGATAGAAATGATTGTTTCTGCTGGTAATGGAAGAGAAACCGTCTTTTTAGAACGAGGAGAAATTGAAGCTGTTGGAGAACATCAACATAAAATAGGG harbors:
- the nrfA gene encoding ammonia-forming cytochrome c nitrite reductase; protein product: MKNKVLFVITIIAVFLLGLLASSIVNRKSEAKYQYVPQVDITKNEPRNKVWGENFPLQYQSSLQTLDTTFSSFQGGSAMRDVLEEDPRLVILFAGYGFSKDYNQGRGHAYAVEDIHNTLRSGGPTTKENGPMPATCWTCKSPDVPRLMNEIGVAEFYSGKWAGKVSEVVNSIGCADCHNEKTMKLQISRPALVEAFDAMGKDINQATHNEMRSLVCAQCHVEYYFDKTKPGKEGVPYLTFPWKDGMSVEDMENYYDNIQFSDWTHKISKAPMLKAQHPGYETFKTGIHAQRGVSCADCHMPYKSEGGQKFTDHHIQSPLNNTSNACQVCHREDSKNLIASVYERQSKSTENRLKLEDLLVKAHLEAKKCWDLGATEAQMKPILTDIRHAQWRWDFSAASHGASFHAPVEIARVIGSGLVKAQEARLKLARMLATLGHNKPIDMPNISTKELAQEYIGLDMKKLEAEKANFKKNILPKWLEEAKQREDKMEIKTTASLNK
- a CDS encoding alginate export family protein gives rise to the protein MSLQKVITIFILFISINIFSQFKVDADIRSRFEYRHGFSNLFPDNADPAAFVVQRTRLNMNYELEKLTIKMSFQDVSTWGDTRQIDPTDSNNSFSLFQSWAQYAFAPTWAVKVGRQVISYDNQRIFGGLDWAMQGRFHDAALLKYKNKNFIMDFGFAFSQQSQRTEGTDFFLQGAFTYKSMQYAYLKKEYEKGVFSFLFLNTGFQDFSDANNTIADGVNYRQTTGAFFKFPIDGVKFEGNAYYQFGKASATTDLSGYNLALEGIYKPSATLFGLGFEMLSGTDQTGASKNNSFFPLYGTNHKFNGFMDYFYVGNHVNNVGLNDMYAKAVFKAGEKSTLLAKIHYFSANADLLNDADKYLGTEVDLVYGQKINKIISLNVGYSHMFASDSMSLIKGGRPSNNTNNWAWVQLKIMPTLFNSSK
- the nrfH gene encoding cytochrome c nitrite reductase small subunit yields the protein MKRKFKILPEETGWRKTALFLIAVIIGLGLFMAKEAKVFSYLSDDPQACVNCHVMTSVYNTWLKSSHRESANCNDCHVPHDNIFEKYYFKAKDGLYHASVFTARAEPDVIKAKEASQRVIQENCIRCHVQQVTQAKYSGFLEDHKENRTKRQCWSCHQQVPHGDVRGILTVKYNIAPLPTDTEKTVIPEWLAKEIK
- a CDS encoding CotH kinase family protein: MKQLILKLYILFSLCFTTSIFAQDLVAEKGSFGVDVKNKIIVWHVTNLDAIKTTNKDIKTIVFDRKFKLKDIKFESLSYINGIPVLNGEIYTLYITKLPLVHLTVDTSKMDNVFKIPAYFTFFDNRKYVKTTTGVRYRGNLSLSFAKKSFDLEFWSDSINREKKDVKLGNLRSDDDWILDGMFNEPLRLRSFVVTNLWEKIHKPYYLKNEPKAKSGFGVKFVEVFKNNEYYGIYQLSESLDRKQLKLKKNKENTINGELFKANSYKGGPDFTKSPEKYENQMYWNGWAMRYPSTNYSLGWKNLSELSNLIVHGSDEDFLKNIESKFQTSNAVDYYLFINLLRATDNLGKNYYLGKYDKNEPYFFIPWDLDGVWGVIQDGVPIYNTNDVLDNGLLKRLLDINPNNYKKKVKERWTKLRLKEFSNENLFSEINGIYHQFTDEKIYEREQLVWKNKLNETSNEEHYERLKTWLNKRLSYLDSEFNKL
- a CDS encoding metallophosphoesterase; the protein is MKAIFLKYYFLLFSLLFFLNSNIECFAQKKTVHKSQKIDSVQRVRFNKAKEKKKPLIYSGHDGPYIINDTLFSVNAKNRLVILPKFDKDSLLVRTDNKDKDEFYFSLKEKHTIPRTIYDLPNKMTVISDIEGNYDAFAGFLYSNKIIDKNHNWIYNDGHLVLIGDFVDRGKNVTQVLWLIYKLEQQAMKQSGVVHFILGNHEIMNFNGDYRYNQEKYIKAAKEISQINKPKEATKYMYSVNSELGKWLATKNVIEKIGSYIFVHAGLSPKILEYKLGLNEINNLARKNFQNKKRSENKTVKFLFSSKGPLWYRGLFFKTKNYPKITLSGLDSVLNYYDAEKIVIGHTHVKNVSTDFNGKVIRTDVVHADKKFSGKTQGLLIENHEEFIIDANFTKTPLKN